The proteins below come from a single Mycobacterium parmense genomic window:
- a CDS encoding TetR/AcrR family transcriptional regulator, producing MSSVSDIPSHRGNRHGRSEAARAAVLRAADDLLVEKGFMAVTVEGIAKAAGVAKQTVYRWWNSKTEVLMDAFLEDAAADLEPPDTGTLETDLRAHLRSTAAFLTVDDAGAVYRALVGQAQHDPELANTFRARYLSDQRSRDQKPFERAISRGELSPDTDMPALAEKLVGPMHYRVIVTGEPIDDTFIDAVIDDVLSICHLRWTPDAPPPETRTAPAPDGKPRRQC from the coding sequence GTGAGCAGTGTGTCCGATATCCCATCGCATCGCGGCAACCGGCACGGGCGCAGTGAGGCCGCACGTGCGGCCGTTCTTCGCGCCGCCGACGACCTACTCGTGGAGAAAGGCTTCATGGCAGTGACCGTCGAGGGCATCGCCAAGGCGGCCGGAGTGGCAAAACAAACCGTCTACCGCTGGTGGAACTCCAAAACCGAGGTCTTGATGGATGCCTTCCTCGAAGACGCGGCCGCCGACCTTGAACCGCCCGACACCGGCACTCTCGAGACTGATCTGCGCGCACACTTGCGCTCCACAGCAGCATTCCTCACCGTCGACGACGCCGGCGCCGTGTATCGCGCACTCGTGGGTCAGGCGCAACACGATCCGGAGCTTGCCAACACATTTCGAGCCCGCTACCTCAGCGATCAGCGAAGTCGAGACCAAAAGCCGTTCGAACGTGCAATCTCTCGCGGTGAGTTATCACCCGACACCGATATGCCCGCGCTGGCGGAGAAGCTCGTGGGGCCCATGCACTATCGGGTAATCGTGACGGGTGAACCGATCGATGACACCTTCATCGACGCCGTTATCGATGACGTCCTGTCGATATGCCATCTTCGGTGGACGCCGGATGCGCCACCGCCGGAGACGCGCACTGCACCAGCACCCGATGGCAAACCCAGGCGTCAGTGCTAG